In a genomic window of Marinitoga sp. 38H-ov:
- the cas4 gene encoding CRISPR-associated protein Cas4 yields MISGIEFYYYFICKRKLWFYTHGISLENENEDVKIGKYIEENYYKNSQKNILINDEINIDLIKNKKVIHEIKKSRSFEEASIWQLKYYIYYLNMYGVDVKEGIIDYPNLRKRIKIVYEEKDKEYIEKIISEVKIIKNSEKIPEKIPKTSVCKKCAFYEFCYI; encoded by the coding sequence ATGATTTCAGGAATAGAATTTTATTATTATTTTATTTGTAAAAGAAAATTATGGTTTTATACTCATGGAATTTCATTGGAGAATGAAAATGAAGATGTAAAAATAGGAAAATATATAGAAGAGAATTATTATAAAAATTCTCAAAAGAATATTTTGATAAATGATGAAATCAATATAGATCTTATTAAAAATAAAAAAGTTATACATGAAATAAAAAAATCACGATCATTTGAAGAAGCTAGTATTTGGCAATTGAAATATTATATATATTATTTAAATATGTATGGTGTTGATGTGAAAGAAGGAATTATAGACTATCCAAATTTAAGAAAAAGAATAAAAATAGTATATGAGGAGAAAGATAAAGAATATATAGAAAAAATTATTAGCGAAGTGAAAATAATAAAAAATTCTGAAAAAATACCAGAGAAAATCCCAAAAACTAGTGTTTGTAAAAAATGTGCGTTTTATGAATTTTGCTATATATAA